Within the Opitutaceae bacterium TAV5 genome, the region CCTTGTAGCCGCTGTTGACGAACGAGTGCGGGATGCGGATCGAGGAACCGCGGTCGGCGAGACCGTAGGAGAACTTGTCGATCGACTGGGTCTCGTGGAGACCGGTCAGGCGCAGGTGATTGTCCGGACCGTACACCGCGATGTGCTCGTCGTGGTGCTTGCGGAAGGCGTCCATGAGTTTTTCGAAGTACTCCTTGCCGCCCTTTTCACGCATGAATTTGGTCGAGAAGTTGGAGTGCATGCCGGAACCGTTCCAGTCGCCGCGGATGGGCTTGCAGCTCCACTCGATGTCCACGCCGTATTTCTCGCCGAGACGCTCGAGGATGTAGCGGGCCACCCAGATTTCGTCGGCAGCCGTCTTGGAGCCCTTGCCGAAGATCTGGAATTCCCATTGGCCCTTGGCCACTTCGGCGTTGATGCCTTCGTGGTTGATGCCGGCCGCGAGACAGATGTTGAGGTGCTCCTCCACGATCTCGCGGGCGATGTCGCCGACGTTCTTGTAGCCGACGCCGGTGTAGTAGCGGCCTTGCGGGGCCGGGAAGCCTTCCTCGGGGAAGCCGAGCGGGCGGCCGTCCTGGAAGAAAAAGTACTCCTGTTCGAAACCGAACCAGGTGTCGGGATCATCGACGATGGTCGCGCGGGAATTGGTCGGATGCGGCTCGCCGGTCGGAAGGAGAACTTCCGACATCACCAGAAACGCATTGGAGCGGGTGATGTCCGGGAAAAGGGCGACAGGCTTGAGAATGCAGTCCGAACTGCGGCCTTCGGCCTGCTGGGTCGAGCTGCCGTCAAAGCCCCAGTCGGGAACTTCCTCGAGCTTCAGGGTGGCGGGATCGCCATCGATAATCTTGGTCTTGCTGCGGAGATTCGCGATGGGCGAGTAGCCGTCGAGCCAGATGTATTCCAGTTTGATTTTGGCCATAGTGTGTTGCGTGGTGGTTTTAGCGAAGAGCGTTTGAGGAGCCTTGTCTGGCGTTTGGCGACAGTAAATTGGCGCCACTACAAAGCAGAAGGGTTTCTCAAAGACTTTCCGGGCCGAAAGTAGCATGGTTCATGCCAATACCAATCCGGAATAAAGCGGGATTGCGCTCTCATTCATTACGTCCTGATCAGACGAGGATAACAGGTATTTTTCACAAACATGACGGCGTCCAGGGGTGCCTGAATGGCGACGAATCACGCGCACCGGAGAACAAGGTTCGACGTCCGCCGCCCGGCGTTTCACGTTCACCCGTTTCCTCCATGCGTCTGCGCCGGATCACACTGCAAAACTTCCGCAACATCGCCTTCGCCGACATCCGGCTGGAGGGCCGTTTGCAGTTTCTGGTCGGCGGCAACGGGCAGGGGAAAACCAGCTTCCTCGAGGCGGCCGGTTTTGTCAGCGCGTTGCGATCGTTTCGCGCCACCGAGAGCCGCGTCCTCATTCGCCAGGGCCAGGCCGAAGCCGCGCTCGCCTGCGAGTTCGGGCACGAGCATCTCGGCGACACACGCCTCCTCATCAAACTGCGCACCGATGGCAAGGAGGTGTGGTGCGACGGCGAGCGCGTCCCGCGGGTCTCCGAACACCTCGGGCGTTTCCCGACGGTTGTTTTTTCGTCGCAGGATCAGCAGCTCATCCGTGGCGCGCCCGCGCTGCGCCGCCGCTGGCTCGACCTGACGCTCGCCATGACGGACGCCGCCTACCTGAGCGCGTTGCAGGCGTATCACCAGGCACTCGCCGGCCGCAACAGCCTGCTCAAGCGGCAGGCTCCCGCCCGCGAACTCGCCGCCTTCGAACATCCGCTCGCCACCGCCGCCGCCGGTCTCGTCCGCAAACGCCAGGCCAGCGTCGCCGAGCTGGCGGAGCACGTCACCCGCGCCTACGCGCAGATCGCCGACCATGCCGAACCCACTTCGCTGACGCTCTCCGCGCACACCGCCGGGACCGAAGCCGGGGACACCGCCACGCCCGATCCGGATCCCGCCCCCTCCCCCGCCCTTTCCGCGCGCGATGCCGCCGCCTGGCTGGCCGTCTTCGAACGCCACCGGACGCGCGACCTGCAAATGCGCGCCACGCTCACCGGTCCGCATCGCGACGATCTCGTGTTCAAGGTCGGCGGGCGTCCCGCGCGCGACTTCGGCTCCGAGGGGCAGCAACGCAGCCTCGCGCTCGCGCTGCGGCTCGCGCAGGTGGAGTTTTTCCGGGCGCGCTCCGGCATCGAACCCGTGCTGCTCGCCGACGATGTTCTCGGCGAGCTCGATCCTGCGCGCCGCCGCCGTTTCTGGACCTCGCTCGGCGACACGCGCCAGGTCATCGCCACCGGCACCACGCTGCCCGACACCGCTCCCGGCGACTGGCAGGTTCTGCATGTCGCCAGCGGCGCCTTCAGCGGCTCCCCCCCCTCTCCCCCTTTCGTATGAATCTCGAACTCTGGCAATGGCTCCTCGCCCTCCTCGGCGCCGTTCTGGTGGGTATTTCCAAAACCGGCGTCGCCGGCATCGGCATGCTCTTTGTCTCGATCTTCGCAATGCTCCTGGGGGCAAAGGAAGCGAGCGGCTTCGTGCTGCCGATGCTGATCTTCGCCGATGTCGTCGCAGTCGCCGCCTATCGCAAGCACGCGCAGTGGTCGCATCTCGTAAAACTCTTTCCGTGGACCGGAGCCGGTGTGATCATCGGCTGGCTCGCGATGAACCGTATCGACGACCGGCAGGCGCGCGTGATGGTCGGCGCCATCGTCCTCGCGCTCCTCGCGCTCCACCTCTGGCGACGCCGCCAGGCCACCCGTCGCGCCCACCTCCGGATCTCGCCCGGAAAAGACACGCCGGCCCCGGTCGCCGGTCCGGTCGTCGAGGACGCGGAGCACGGCGCCTGGTTCGCCCCCACGATGGGCGTGCTCGCCGGCTTCACCACCCTGGTGTCCAACG harbors:
- a CDS encoding glutamine synthetase translates to MAKIKLEYIWLDGYSPIANLRSKTKIIDGDPATLKLEEVPDWGFDGSSTQQAEGRSSDCILKPVALFPDITRSNAFLVMSEVLLPTGEPHPTNSRATIVDDPDTWFGFEQEYFFFQDGRPLGFPEEGFPAPQGRYYTGVGYKNVGDIAREIVEEHLNICLAAGINHEGINAEVAKGQWEFQIFGKGSKTAADEIWVARYILERLGEKYGVDIEWSCKPIRGDWNGSGMHSNFSTKFMREKGGKEYFEKLMDAFRKHHDEHIAVYGPDNHLRLTGLHETQSIDKFSYGLADRGSSIRIPHSFVNSGYKGYLEDRRPNSAADPYLVASRILKTISTVPTT
- a CDS encoding DNA repair protein RecF: MRLRRITLQNFRNIAFADIRLEGRLQFLVGGNGQGKTSFLEAAGFVSALRSFRATESRVLIRQGQAEAALACEFGHEHLGDTRLLIKLRTDGKEVWCDGERVPRVSEHLGRFPTVVFSSQDQQLIRGAPALRRRWLDLTLAMTDAAYLSALQAYHQALAGRNSLLKRQAPARELAAFEHPLATAAAGLVRKRQASVAELAEHVTRAYAQIADHAEPTSLTLSAHTAGTEAGDTATPDPDPAPSPALSARDAAAWLAVFERHRTRDLQMRATLTGPHRDDLVFKVGGRPARDFGSEGQQRSLALALRLAQVEFFRARSGIEPVLLADDVLGELDPARRRRFWTSLGDTRQVIATGTTLPDTAPGDWQVLHVASGAFSGSPPSPPFV